Within Kiloniellales bacterium, the genomic segment CCCGCCAGGCAGAGCACGAAATAGACCACCGCCACGGTGAGGAACATCTCCATCAGTCTGTTGTCGCGGTTGGCGATGATGTCGGCGGCCACCAGGAAGTCGCGGAGGCCAACCACATAGACGAGCGACGTATCCTGAAACAGGATAATCGCCTGGGTGAGCAATATCGGCACCATGGCCCGAAAGGCCTGCGGCAAGACCACATAGCGCATGTTCTGCTGGTAGGTGAGCCCCAGTGCCTGGCCGGCATAGACCTGGCCGGTGCGGACGCTCTGGATACCGGCCCGCATTATCTCGCAATAGTAGGCCGCCTCGAACATGATGAAGGCGATGAGCACCGAGTAGAACCCCCCGACCGGTCGGCCGAGGAGAAACGGCACCAGGAAATAGAACCAGAAGATAACGAGGATCAGCGGCA encodes:
- a CDS encoding amino acid ABC transporter permease, producing MSDFDFGIIVKSIPFLLEGMGLTLLLTVFAIIGGLLLGTILALCRLSPFKLLSFLAGSYVNFFRSMPLILVIFWFYFLVPFLLGRPVGGFYSVLIAFIMFEAAYYCEIMRAGIQSVRTGQVYAGQALGLTYQQNMRYVVLPQAFRAMVPILLTQAIILFQDTSLVYVVGLRDFLVAADIIANRDNRLMEMFLTVAVVYFVLCLAGQAGIRKLQEKYPTGQ